In Necator americanus strain Aroian chromosome IV, whole genome shotgun sequence, the following proteins share a genomic window:
- a CDS encoding hypothetical protein (NECATOR_CHRIV.G15075.T1) gives MPATEKRVKHEEPQSHDVITIISDVNPNLKLVYLDEYTLRKCLDRHSDESVEALPRILQSLCDLLTYRCNNSMRRSIMLEFFRSMAIHGVPFRYVIESRASKFLAREEYNEKYPPTMNMIEFFRDLSSLEYGLRENIWVFHSIQMGSPTPYSTSSLVQRSSSLQALRHQLCMATWKLNYRAVVAQLANSEILRMTSETIERSEKGWRELTYQVQKLIYFDSPITFFMALQCVLTVTHDASFNLGGRLVMLATMQSMIYTTTAARNTILMQLCEVLIAVMLCGDLAEMSAIMGLEHGVHRYNKGYDNVVVWNAYKLMTEYYEWRGRSGFGGMILSTAKSLFEVAESMPAHGILFLETACRIWASSGRCEDKIAEAVSRVLQKCPQLLDRIVELLKAIGLNHEVEIVIEEVCEEGSTLHPSDKAWVGWCQPRIERPERYGNRTNVLTRCVDVLFRFLDHGSNRGNGRALQRYDWWPRFHTVPLPAEAESRRAELLAALAEIRVDWPSSR, from the exons CAATCTCATGATGTTATCACCATCATTAGCGATGTCAATCCGAATCTAAAATTGGTTTATTTGGACGAATACACTCTACGAAAGTGTTTGGATAGGCATTCAGACGAAA GTGTCGAGGCTCTTCCTCGCATTCTGCAGAGCCTGTGCGACCTTCTCACCTATCGATGTAACAACTCTATGAGACGT AGTATCATGTTGGAGTTCTTTCGATCTATGGCTATACATGGTGTTCCGTTTCGCTACGTCATAGAATCACGTGCCAGCAAGTTTCTTGCAAGGGAGGAGTACAACGAAAAATATCCACCAACAATGAATATGATAGAATT ttttcggGATTTATCAAGTCTAGAGTATGGATTACGCGAGAATATTTGGGTGTTCCACAGCATTCAAATGGGTTCGCCAACACCTTACTCAACGTCATCTCT TGTCCAAAGGAGTTCTTCTCTTCAAGCACTAAGGCATCAGCTGTGCATGGCCACTTGGAAACTAAATTACAGAGCTGTTGTTGCTCAGCTAG CAAACTCCGAAATTCTTCGGATGACATCCGAAACGATTGAAAGATCTGAAAAAGGATGGAGAGAACTTACTTATCAGGTCCAGAAACTGATCTATTTTGATAGCCCAATCACATTCTTCATGGCCCTACAGTGTGTATTGACTGTGACACAT GATGCATCCTTCAACTTAGGGGGTAGGCTGGTCATGTTAGCAACAATGCAATCAATGATCTATACTACAACTGC TGCAAGAAACACTATCTTGATGCAACTGTGCGAAGTGCTCATTGCGGTGATGCTCTGTGGTGACTTGGCCGAAATGTCTGCCATCATGGGACTTGAACATGGGGTACATCGTTATAACAAAGGATACGAT AATGTGGTCGTATGGAATGCATACAAACTTATGACCGAATATTACGAATGGAGAGGAAGGTCAGGGTTTGGTGGTATGATACTTAGTACGGCTAAGTCTCTTTTTGAAGTCGCTGAAA gCATGCCTGCACACGGTATATTGTTTCTGGAAACTGCGTGTCGTATTTGGGCCAGCAGTGGAAGATGCGAAGACAAAAT AGCAGAAGCAGTTTCAAGGGTTCTCCAGAAGTGTCCACAGCTACTTGACCGGATTGTTGAGCTTCTAAAAGCGATAGGTTTGAACCACGAAGTTGAGATTGTAATCGAGGAG GTTTGCGAGGAAGGCAGCACTCTACACCCAAGCGACAAAGCATGGGTGGGCTGGTGCCAACCGCGAATTGAACGCCCGGAGAG ATATGGGAACAGAACGAATGTGCTGACGAGATGTGTTGACGTTCTCTTCCGATTTCTCGACCATGGCTCAAATCGTGGTAATGGTAGAGC GTTGCAAAGGTACGACTGGTGGCCTCGTTTCCACACAGTTCCCCTCCCTGCAGAGGCGGAATCTCGGCGAGCTGAGCTGTTGGCAGCGTTAGCTGAAATACGTGTTGATTGGCCTTCCTCAAGgtga
- a CDS encoding hypothetical protein (NECATOR_CHRIV.G15075.T3) — translation MPATEKRVKHEEPQSHDVITIISDVNPNLKLVYLDEYTLRKCLDRHSDESVEALPRILQSLCDLLTYRCNNSMRRSIMLEFFRSMAIHGVPFRYVIESRASKFLAREEYNEKYPPTMNMIEFFRDLSSLEYGLRENIWVFHSIQMGSPTPYSTSSLVQRSSSLQALRHQLCMATWKLNYRAVVAQLANSEILRMTSETIERSEKGWRELTYQVQKLIYFDSPITFFMALQCVLTVTHDASFNLGGRLVMLATMQSMIYTTTAARNTILMQLCEVLIAVMLCGDLAEMSAIMGLEHGVHRYNKGYDLFGIRMWSYGMHTNL, via the exons CAATCTCATGATGTTATCACCATCATTAGCGATGTCAATCCGAATCTAAAATTGGTTTATTTGGACGAATACACTCTACGAAAGTGTTTGGATAGGCATTCAGACGAAA GTGTCGAGGCTCTTCCTCGCATTCTGCAGAGCCTGTGCGACCTTCTCACCTATCGATGTAACAACTCTATGAGACGT AGTATCATGTTGGAGTTCTTTCGATCTATGGCTATACATGGTGTTCCGTTTCGCTACGTCATAGAATCACGTGCCAGCAAGTTTCTTGCAAGGGAGGAGTACAACGAAAAATATCCACCAACAATGAATATGATAGAATT ttttcggGATTTATCAAGTCTAGAGTATGGATTACGCGAGAATATTTGGGTGTTCCACAGCATTCAAATGGGTTCGCCAACACCTTACTCAACGTCATCTCT TGTCCAAAGGAGTTCTTCTCTTCAAGCACTAAGGCATCAGCTGTGCATGGCCACTTGGAAACTAAATTACAGAGCTGTTGTTGCTCAGCTAG CAAACTCCGAAATTCTTCGGATGACATCCGAAACGATTGAAAGATCTGAAAAAGGATGGAGAGAACTTACTTATCAGGTCCAGAAACTGATCTATTTTGATAGCCCAATCACATTCTTCATGGCCCTACAGTGTGTATTGACTGTGACACAT GATGCATCCTTCAACTTAGGGGGTAGGCTGGTCATGTTAGCAACAATGCAATCAATGATCTATACTACAACTGC TGCAAGAAACACTATCTTGATGCAACTGTGCGAAGTGCTCATTGCGGTGATGCTCTGTGGTGACTTGGCCGAAATGTCTGCCATCATGGGACTTGAACATGGGGTACATCGTTATAACAAAGGATACGAT TTGTTTGGAATCAGAATGTGGTCGTATGGAATGCATACAAACTTATGA
- a CDS encoding hypothetical protein (NECATOR_CHRIV.G15075.T5), producing the protein MPATEKRVKHEEPQSHDVITIISDVNPNLKLVYLDEYTLRKCLDRHSDESVEALPRILQSLCDLLTYRCNNSMRRSIMLEFFRSMAIHGVPFRYVIESRASKFLAREEYNEKYPPTMNMIEFFRDLSSLEYGLRENIWVFHSIQMGSPTPYSTSSLVQRSSSLQALRHQLCMATWKLNYRAVVAQLANSEILRMTSETIERSEKGWRELTYQVQKLIYFDSPITFFMALQCVLTVTHDASFNLGGRLVMLATMQSMIYTTTAARNTILMQLCEVLIAVMLCGDLAEMSAIMGLEHGVHRYNKGYDNVVVWNAYKLMTEYYEWRGRSGFGGMILSTAKSLFEVAESMPAHGILFLETACRIWASSGRCEDKIAEAVSRVLQKCPQLLDRIVELLKAIGLNHEVEIVIEEVCEEGSTLHPSDKAWVGWCQPRIERPERYGNRTNVLTRCVDVLFRFLDHGSNRGNGRALQRYDWWPRFHTVPLPAEAESRRAELLAALAEIRVDWPSSRSGAVETAVGIEVGPWQTAEFIYLIDMGSEEQVASPVYAVYFPADIAKSPRNLFVTLQDAVKFANSPEGKSNGARFNRFGTPKEAMDFFAANECRGFQESSTPTVPSEPVIPHPSVSRIQMNDFKRAIEKGTIEAVSDLIHANPRFLVNTSGDTAAIVMEGFRFNALHIAARHGKTDVVEKVLQLVSNTSFLADLYGTSEEDTRFRVENILVSYVNTPDKGNCETPLHLAAKFGHVDVVKALVNQPLTDRRALNKEGQTALDIACARYTGNDKRERKAEMELLLGGYFVALYRSVDNSILPKIASYECFPKTSISNDDKDISSPLLPDFKLAAYAGPFGSDKKAAEFHNAWTGSEKNVRLTDVDKGYERVGRELSTKHKVNWAESWCFMDRLVDIRTEEGLSLLNDYLGSVRRRESVSPKRVDQLRRKLKFDEEDELPEILTPSEDEENKAEEDQEEEFEDAMESIDEIILNDSLASLPDRLGALSLSSPHIAIHSDEGRTPPKDLADFFTPPATPPPVFLLENPSKVDNDVMTALAGVSQKQIDSFPHVRLFTEKLRRLSNKVRAEWPALDSPRRAQLPSRLYK; encoded by the exons CAATCTCATGATGTTATCACCATCATTAGCGATGTCAATCCGAATCTAAAATTGGTTTATTTGGACGAATACACTCTACGAAAGTGTTTGGATAGGCATTCAGACGAAA GTGTCGAGGCTCTTCCTCGCATTCTGCAGAGCCTGTGCGACCTTCTCACCTATCGATGTAACAACTCTATGAGACGT AGTATCATGTTGGAGTTCTTTCGATCTATGGCTATACATGGTGTTCCGTTTCGCTACGTCATAGAATCACGTGCCAGCAAGTTTCTTGCAAGGGAGGAGTACAACGAAAAATATCCACCAACAATGAATATGATAGAATT ttttcggGATTTATCAAGTCTAGAGTATGGATTACGCGAGAATATTTGGGTGTTCCACAGCATTCAAATGGGTTCGCCAACACCTTACTCAACGTCATCTCT TGTCCAAAGGAGTTCTTCTCTTCAAGCACTAAGGCATCAGCTGTGCATGGCCACTTGGAAACTAAATTACAGAGCTGTTGTTGCTCAGCTAG CAAACTCCGAAATTCTTCGGATGACATCCGAAACGATTGAAAGATCTGAAAAAGGATGGAGAGAACTTACTTATCAGGTCCAGAAACTGATCTATTTTGATAGCCCAATCACATTCTTCATGGCCCTACAGTGTGTATTGACTGTGACACAT GATGCATCCTTCAACTTAGGGGGTAGGCTGGTCATGTTAGCAACAATGCAATCAATGATCTATACTACAACTGC TGCAAGAAACACTATCTTGATGCAACTGTGCGAAGTGCTCATTGCGGTGATGCTCTGTGGTGACTTGGCCGAAATGTCTGCCATCATGGGACTTGAACATGGGGTACATCGTTATAACAAAGGATACGAT AATGTGGTCGTATGGAATGCATACAAACTTATGACCGAATATTACGAATGGAGAGGAAGGTCAGGGTTTGGTGGTATGATACTTAGTACGGCTAAGTCTCTTTTTGAAGTCGCTGAAA gCATGCCTGCACACGGTATATTGTTTCTGGAAACTGCGTGTCGTATTTGGGCCAGCAGTGGAAGATGCGAAGACAAAAT AGCAGAAGCAGTTTCAAGGGTTCTCCAGAAGTGTCCACAGCTACTTGACCGGATTGTTGAGCTTCTAAAAGCGATAGGTTTGAACCACGAAGTTGAGATTGTAATCGAGGAG GTTTGCGAGGAAGGCAGCACTCTACACCCAAGCGACAAAGCATGGGTGGGCTGGTGCCAACCGCGAATTGAACGCCCGGAGAG ATATGGGAACAGAACGAATGTGCTGACGAGATGTGTTGACGTTCTCTTCCGATTTCTCGACCATGGCTCAAATCGTGGTAATGGTAGAGC GTTGCAAAGGTACGACTGGTGGCCTCGTTTCCACACAGTTCCCCTCCCTGCAGAGGCGGAATCTCGGCGAGCTGAGCTGTTGGCAGCGTTAGCTGAAATACGTGTTGATTGGCCTTCCTCAAG aagcggtgcggtcgagacagcggtcggaatcgaggtgggaccatggcaaactgcagag tttatATACTTGATTG ATATGGGGTCAGAAGAGCAAGTCGCATCTCCGGTCTACGCTGTTTATTTCCCAGCAGACATTGCTAAATCTCCTAGGAATCTGTTTGTAACATTGCAAGATGCTGTGAAGTTTGCAAATTCACCAGAAGGGAAGTCGAATG GAGCTCGTTTTAACCGTTTTGGAACTCCGAAGGAAGCCATGGATTTCTTTGCTGCAAACGAATGTCGAGGTTTCCAAGAGTCGTCAACACCTACGGTGCCATCGGAACCTGTCATTCCGCATCCCTCAGTCAGTCGCATACAAATGAACGACTTCAAAAGAGCTATCGAGAAAGGGACCATCGAAGCTGTGAG TGATCTCATCCATGCCAATCCACGGTTTCTTGTCAACACTAGCGGGGACACAGCTGCAATTGTTAtg GAAGGTTTTCGTTTTAATGCGCTCCATATTGCTGCTCGACATGGAAAGACGGACGTAGTGGAGAAAGTTCTCCAACTTGTAAGCAACACATCGTTTCTGGCTGATCTGTATGGAACTTCCGAGGAAGACACTCGATTTCGTGTCGAGAACATTCTAGTTTCTTACGTGAACACTCCTGACAAG gGGAACTGTGAAACTCCACTTCATTTGGCTGCAAAGTTTGGGCACGTGGATGTCGTCAAAGCTTTGGTGAATCAACCATTAACTGATAGGCGTGCTCTAAATAA AGAAGGCCAAACCGCTTTGGATATAGCATGCGCACGCTATACCGGAAACGACAAACGTGAGCGAAAAGCGGAGATGGAGCTACTGCTTGGAGGTTACTTTGTCGCTCTCTACCGTTCGGTAGACAACAGCATACTTCCTAAAATTGCCTCTTACGAATGTTTTCCTAAGACCAGCATATCAAACGAC GATAAGGATATCTCTTCCCCTTTATTGCCGGATTTTAAACTAGCTGCTTACGCAGGGCCATTTGGAAGCGACAAAAAAGCAGCAGAGTTCCACAATGCTTGGACGGGGTCTGAGAAGAATGTGAGGCTGACGGATGTTGATAAG GGTTACGAGCGTGTTGGTCGTGAGTTGAGCACTAAGCACAAAGTGAATTGGGCAGAATCATGGTGTTTCATGGACCGGTTGGTTGATATACGAACCGAAGAGGGATTATCGCTTCTGAACGACTACCTTGGGTCTGTACGAAGAAGAGAATCAGTGTCTCCTAAGCGAGTAGATCAACTGCGAAGAAAGTTGAAATTTGATGAGGAAGACG AATTGCCAGAGATTCTCACTCCAagtgaagatgaagaaaataaggCCGAAGAGGACCAGGAGGAGGAGTTCGAAGATGCAATGGAATCGATCGATGAGATCATTCTGAACGATTCACTTGCCAGCCTTCCAGACCGGTTGGGTGCTTTGTCTCTGAGCTCACCTCATATTGCTATCCATAGCGACGAAGGAAG gaCCCCTCCAAAAGACTTGGCTGATTTTTTCACGCCGCCAGCTACGCCTCCACCGGTGTTTTTGCTAGAAAATCcctcaaaagtggataatgaCGTGATGACTGCCTTAGCAGGAGTTTCTCAAAAACAG attGACTCCTTCCCACATGTTCGATTATTTACGGAGAAACTGCGCCGTCTTTCTAACAAAGTGCGAGCGGAATGGCCTGCTTTGGACTCGCCTCGCCGTGCACAACTCCCAAGCCGGTTGTACAAGTGA
- a CDS encoding hypothetical protein (NECATOR_CHRIV.G15075.T2), with the protein MHILTDNTEYNKTTSNRIKIYMGSEEQVASPVYAVYFPADIAKSPRNLFVTLQDAVKFANSPEGKSNGARFNRFGTPKEAMDFFAANECRGFQESSTPTVPSEPVIPHPSVSRIQMNDFKRAIEKGTIEAVSDLIHANPRFLVNTSGDTAAIVMEGFRFNALHIAARHGKTDVVEKVLQLVSNTSFLADLYGTSEEDTRFRVENILVSYVNTPDKGNCETPLHLAAKFGHVDVVKALVNQPLTDRRALNKEGQTALDIACARYTGNDKRERKAEMELLLGGYFVALYRSVDNSILPKIASYECFPKTSISNDDKDISSPLLPDFKLAAYAGPFGSDKKAAEFHNAWTGSEKNVRLTDVDKGYERVGRELSTKHKVNWAESWCFMDRLVDIRTEEGLSLLNDYLGSVRRRESVSPKRVDQLRRKLKFDEEDELPEILTPSEDEENKAEEDQEEEFEDAMESIDEIILNDSLASLPDRLGALSLSSPHIAIHSDEGRTPPKDLADFFTPPATPPPVFLLENPSKVDNDVMTALAGVSQKQIDSFPHVRLFTEKLRRLSNKVRAEWPALDSPRRAQLPSRLYK; encoded by the exons aTGCACATTTTGACGGACAATACTGAATACAataaaacaacatctaatCGTATTAAAATAT ATATGGGGTCAGAAGAGCAAGTCGCATCTCCGGTCTACGCTGTTTATTTCCCAGCAGACATTGCTAAATCTCCTAGGAATCTGTTTGTAACATTGCAAGATGCTGTGAAGTTTGCAAATTCACCAGAAGGGAAGTCGAATG GAGCTCGTTTTAACCGTTTTGGAACTCCGAAGGAAGCCATGGATTTCTTTGCTGCAAACGAATGTCGAGGTTTCCAAGAGTCGTCAACACCTACGGTGCCATCGGAACCTGTCATTCCGCATCCCTCAGTCAGTCGCATACAAATGAACGACTTCAAAAGAGCTATCGAGAAAGGGACCATCGAAGCTGTGAG TGATCTCATCCATGCCAATCCACGGTTTCTTGTCAACACTAGCGGGGACACAGCTGCAATTGTTAtg GAAGGTTTTCGTTTTAATGCGCTCCATATTGCTGCTCGACATGGAAAGACGGACGTAGTGGAGAAAGTTCTCCAACTTGTAAGCAACACATCGTTTCTGGCTGATCTGTATGGAACTTCCGAGGAAGACACTCGATTTCGTGTCGAGAACATTCTAGTTTCTTACGTGAACACTCCTGACAAG gGGAACTGTGAAACTCCACTTCATTTGGCTGCAAAGTTTGGGCACGTGGATGTCGTCAAAGCTTTGGTGAATCAACCATTAACTGATAGGCGTGCTCTAAATAA AGAAGGCCAAACCGCTTTGGATATAGCATGCGCACGCTATACCGGAAACGACAAACGTGAGCGAAAAGCGGAGATGGAGCTACTGCTTGGAGGTTACTTTGTCGCTCTCTACCGTTCGGTAGACAACAGCATACTTCCTAAAATTGCCTCTTACGAATGTTTTCCTAAGACCAGCATATCAAACGAC GATAAGGATATCTCTTCCCCTTTATTGCCGGATTTTAAACTAGCTGCTTACGCAGGGCCATTTGGAAGCGACAAAAAAGCAGCAGAGTTCCACAATGCTTGGACGGGGTCTGAGAAGAATGTGAGGCTGACGGATGTTGATAAG GGTTACGAGCGTGTTGGTCGTGAGTTGAGCACTAAGCACAAAGTGAATTGGGCAGAATCATGGTGTTTCATGGACCGGTTGGTTGATATACGAACCGAAGAGGGATTATCGCTTCTGAACGACTACCTTGGGTCTGTACGAAGAAGAGAATCAGTGTCTCCTAAGCGAGTAGATCAACTGCGAAGAAAGTTGAAATTTGATGAGGAAGACG AATTGCCAGAGATTCTCACTCCAagtgaagatgaagaaaataaggCCGAAGAGGACCAGGAGGAGGAGTTCGAAGATGCAATGGAATCGATCGATGAGATCATTCTGAACGATTCACTTGCCAGCCTTCCAGACCGGTTGGGTGCTTTGTCTCTGAGCTCACCTCATATTGCTATCCATAGCGACGAAGGAAG gaCCCCTCCAAAAGACTTGGCTGATTTTTTCACGCCGCCAGCTACGCCTCCACCGGTGTTTTTGCTAGAAAATCcctcaaaagtggataatgaCGTGATGACTGCCTTAGCAGGAGTTTCTCAAAAACAG attGACTCCTTCCCACATGTTCGATTATTTACGGAGAAACTGCGCCGTCTTTCTAACAAAGTGCGAGCGGAATGGCCTGCTTTGGACTCGCCTCGCCGTGCACAACTCCCAAGCCGGTTGTACAAGTGA
- a CDS encoding hypothetical protein (NECATOR_CHRIV.G15075.T4) — protein MPATEKRVKHEEPQSHDVITIISDVNPNLKLVYLDEYTLRKCLDRHSDESVEALPRILQSLCDLLTYRCNNSMRRSIMLEFFRSMAIHGVPFRYVIESRASKFLAREEYNEKYPPTMNMIEFFRDLSSLEYGLRENIWVFHSIQMGSPTPYSTSSLVQRSSSLQALRHQLCMATWKLNYRAVVAQLANSEILRMTSETIERSEKGWRELTYQVQKLIYFDSPITFFMALQCVLTVTHDASFNLGGRLVMLATMQSMIYTTTAARNTILMQLCEVLIAVMLCGDLAEMSAIMGLEHGVHRYNKGYDNVVVWNAYKLMTEYYEWRGRSGFGGMILSTAKSLFEVAESMPAHGILFLETACRIWASSGRCEDKIAEAVSRVLQKCPQLLDRIVELLKAIGLNHEVEIVIEEVCEEGSTLHPSDKAWVGWCQPRIERPERTNVLTRCVDVLFRFLDHGSNRGNGRALQRYDWWPRFHTVPLPAEAESRRAELLAALAEIRVDWPSSRSGAVETAVGIEVGPWQTAEFIYLIDMGSEEQVASPVYAVYFPADIAKSPRNLFVTLQDAVKFANSPEGKSNGARFNRFGTPKEAMDFFAANECRGFQESSTPTVPSEPVIPHPSVSRIQMNDFKRAIEKGTIEAVSDLIHANPRFLVNTSGDTAAIVMEGFRFNALHIAARHGKTDVVEKVLQLVSNTSFLADLYGTSEEDTRFRVENILVSYVNTPDKGNCETPLHLAAKFGHVDVVKALVNQPLTDRRALNKEGQTALDIACARYTGNDKRERKAEMELLLGGYFVALYRSVDNSILPKIASYECFPKTSISNDDKDISSPLLPDFKLAAYAGPFGSDKKAAEFHNAWTGSEKNVRLTDVDKGYERVGRELSTKHKVNWAESWCFMDRLVDIRTEEGLSLLNDYLGSVRRRESVSPKRVDQLRRKLKFDEEDELPEILTPSEDEENKAEEDQEEEFEDAMESIDEIILNDSLASLPDRLGALSLSSPHIAIHSDEGRTPPKDLADFFTPPATPPPVFLLENPSKVDNDVMTALAGVSQKQIDSFPHVRLFTEKLRRLSNKVRAEWPALDSPRRAQLPSRLYK, from the exons CAATCTCATGATGTTATCACCATCATTAGCGATGTCAATCCGAATCTAAAATTGGTTTATTTGGACGAATACACTCTACGAAAGTGTTTGGATAGGCATTCAGACGAAA GTGTCGAGGCTCTTCCTCGCATTCTGCAGAGCCTGTGCGACCTTCTCACCTATCGATGTAACAACTCTATGAGACGT AGTATCATGTTGGAGTTCTTTCGATCTATGGCTATACATGGTGTTCCGTTTCGCTACGTCATAGAATCACGTGCCAGCAAGTTTCTTGCAAGGGAGGAGTACAACGAAAAATATCCACCAACAATGAATATGATAGAATT ttttcggGATTTATCAAGTCTAGAGTATGGATTACGCGAGAATATTTGGGTGTTCCACAGCATTCAAATGGGTTCGCCAACACCTTACTCAACGTCATCTCT TGTCCAAAGGAGTTCTTCTCTTCAAGCACTAAGGCATCAGCTGTGCATGGCCACTTGGAAACTAAATTACAGAGCTGTTGTTGCTCAGCTAG CAAACTCCGAAATTCTTCGGATGACATCCGAAACGATTGAAAGATCTGAAAAAGGATGGAGAGAACTTACTTATCAGGTCCAGAAACTGATCTATTTTGATAGCCCAATCACATTCTTCATGGCCCTACAGTGTGTATTGACTGTGACACAT GATGCATCCTTCAACTTAGGGGGTAGGCTGGTCATGTTAGCAACAATGCAATCAATGATCTATACTACAACTGC TGCAAGAAACACTATCTTGATGCAACTGTGCGAAGTGCTCATTGCGGTGATGCTCTGTGGTGACTTGGCCGAAATGTCTGCCATCATGGGACTTGAACATGGGGTACATCGTTATAACAAAGGATACGAT AATGTGGTCGTATGGAATGCATACAAACTTATGACCGAATATTACGAATGGAGAGGAAGGTCAGGGTTTGGTGGTATGATACTTAGTACGGCTAAGTCTCTTTTTGAAGTCGCTGAAA gCATGCCTGCACACGGTATATTGTTTCTGGAAACTGCGTGTCGTATTTGGGCCAGCAGTGGAAGATGCGAAGACAAAAT AGCAGAAGCAGTTTCAAGGGTTCTCCAGAAGTGTCCACAGCTACTTGACCGGATTGTTGAGCTTCTAAAAGCGATAGGTTTGAACCACGAAGTTGAGATTGTAATCGAGGAG GTTTGCGAGGAAGGCAGCACTCTACACCCAAGCGACAAAGCATGGGTGGGCTGGTGCCAACCGCGAATTGAACGCCCGGAGAG AACGAATGTGCTGACGAGATGTGTTGACGTTCTCTTCCGATTTCTCGACCATGGCTCAAATCGTGGTAATGGTAGAGC GTTGCAAAGGTACGACTGGTGGCCTCGTTTCCACACAGTTCCCCTCCCTGCAGAGGCGGAATCTCGGCGAGCTGAGCTGTTGGCAGCGTTAGCTGAAATACGTGTTGATTGGCCTTCCTCAAG aagcggtgcggtcgagacagcggtcggaatcgaggtgggaccatggcaaactgcagag tttatATACTTGATTG ATATGGGGTCAGAAGAGCAAGTCGCATCTCCGGTCTACGCTGTTTATTTCCCAGCAGACATTGCTAAATCTCCTAGGAATCTGTTTGTAACATTGCAAGATGCTGTGAAGTTTGCAAATTCACCAGAAGGGAAGTCGAATG GAGCTCGTTTTAACCGTTTTGGAACTCCGAAGGAAGCCATGGATTTCTTTGCTGCAAACGAATGTCGAGGTTTCCAAGAGTCGTCAACACCTACGGTGCCATCGGAACCTGTCATTCCGCATCCCTCAGTCAGTCGCATACAAATGAACGACTTCAAAAGAGCTATCGAGAAAGGGACCATCGAAGCTGTGAG TGATCTCATCCATGCCAATCCACGGTTTCTTGTCAACACTAGCGGGGACACAGCTGCAATTGTTAtg GAAGGTTTTCGTTTTAATGCGCTCCATATTGCTGCTCGACATGGAAAGACGGACGTAGTGGAGAAAGTTCTCCAACTTGTAAGCAACACATCGTTTCTGGCTGATCTGTATGGAACTTCCGAGGAAGACACTCGATTTCGTGTCGAGAACATTCTAGTTTCTTACGTGAACACTCCTGACAAG gGGAACTGTGAAACTCCACTTCATTTGGCTGCAAAGTTTGGGCACGTGGATGTCGTCAAAGCTTTGGTGAATCAACCATTAACTGATAGGCGTGCTCTAAATAA AGAAGGCCAAACCGCTTTGGATATAGCATGCGCACGCTATACCGGAAACGACAAACGTGAGCGAAAAGCGGAGATGGAGCTACTGCTTGGAGGTTACTTTGTCGCTCTCTACCGTTCGGTAGACAACAGCATACTTCCTAAAATTGCCTCTTACGAATGTTTTCCTAAGACCAGCATATCAAACGAC GATAAGGATATCTCTTCCCCTTTATTGCCGGATTTTAAACTAGCTGCTTACGCAGGGCCATTTGGAAGCGACAAAAAAGCAGCAGAGTTCCACAATGCTTGGACGGGGTCTGAGAAGAATGTGAGGCTGACGGATGTTGATAAG GGTTACGAGCGTGTTGGTCGTGAGTTGAGCACTAAGCACAAAGTGAATTGGGCAGAATCATGGTGTTTCATGGACCGGTTGGTTGATATACGAACCGAAGAGGGATTATCGCTTCTGAACGACTACCTTGGGTCTGTACGAAGAAGAGAATCAGTGTCTCCTAAGCGAGTAGATCAACTGCGAAGAAAGTTGAAATTTGATGAGGAAGACG AATTGCCAGAGATTCTCACTCCAagtgaagatgaagaaaataaggCCGAAGAGGACCAGGAGGAGGAGTTCGAAGATGCAATGGAATCGATCGATGAGATCATTCTGAACGATTCACTTGCCAGCCTTCCAGACCGGTTGGGTGCTTTGTCTCTGAGCTCACCTCATATTGCTATCCATAGCGACGAAGGAAG gaCCCCTCCAAAAGACTTGGCTGATTTTTTCACGCCGCCAGCTACGCCTCCACCGGTGTTTTTGCTAGAAAATCcctcaaaagtggataatgaCGTGATGACTGCCTTAGCAGGAGTTTCTCAAAAACAG attGACTCCTTCCCACATGTTCGATTATTTACGGAGAAACTGCGCCGTCTTTCTAACAAAGTGCGAGCGGAATGGCCTGCTTTGGACTCGCCTCGCCGTGCACAACTCCCAAGCCGGTTGTACAAGTGA